In one Vulgatibacter incomptus genomic region, the following are encoded:
- a CDS encoding NAD-dependent succinate-semialdehyde dehydrogenase, whose amino-acid sequence MGIATINPTTGETLRTFEELDDMALDRKLGKAAAAFSRWKRTSVSERTQPLAKAVEVLLAERERLARLMVEEMGKPIAAARSEVEKCAWVCRYYAENAERFLADTPVETGDARSFVRNLPLGPVFAVMPWNFPFWQVFRFAAPGLMAGNVGLLKHASNVPQCALAIEEVLLQAGFPEGAFQTLLIGHRKASKVLGDPRVVAATLTGSGPAGSSVAALAGKLLKKTVLELGGSDPFIVMPSTDVEAAAKVAVAARNINAGQSCIAAKRFIVHRTVYARFLEGFLDELSKMKVGDPMSEETTIGPLATQSIRDGVAQQVEDAVQKGARVLTGGTGVGDRGWFYAPTVLTDIPKDARAFSEEMFGPVASIFRVEDCDEAIALANATDLGLGSSVWTEDPFEQERFVNELEAGMTFVNAMVASDPRLPFGGVKRSGYGRELARDGILEFVNRKAISIASTGSGSRSDTE is encoded by the coding sequence ATGGGCATCGCCACGATCAACCCCACGACGGGCGAGACGCTCCGGACGTTCGAAGAGCTGGACGACATGGCGCTCGATCGGAAGCTGGGCAAGGCGGCGGCGGCCTTTTCGCGCTGGAAGCGGACGAGCGTCTCGGAGCGCACCCAACCGTTGGCGAAGGCGGTCGAGGTCCTCCTCGCCGAGCGCGAGCGCCTGGCGCGCCTGATGGTCGAGGAGATGGGCAAGCCCATCGCCGCCGCGCGCTCCGAGGTCGAGAAGTGCGCGTGGGTGTGCCGGTACTACGCGGAGAATGCCGAGCGCTTCCTCGCGGATACGCCGGTCGAGACCGGCGACGCCCGCTCGTTCGTGCGGAACCTTCCGCTCGGCCCGGTCTTCGCCGTGATGCCGTGGAACTTTCCGTTCTGGCAGGTCTTCCGCTTCGCGGCGCCTGGCCTCATGGCGGGCAACGTGGGGCTGCTGAAGCACGCTTCGAACGTGCCGCAGTGCGCGCTCGCGATCGAAGAGGTCCTCCTCCAGGCGGGGTTCCCGGAGGGCGCGTTCCAGACGCTGCTCATCGGCCACCGGAAGGCGTCGAAGGTGCTCGGAGATCCGCGGGTGGTGGCGGCCACGCTGACCGGCAGCGGTCCCGCCGGTTCGTCGGTCGCGGCGCTCGCGGGGAAGCTGCTGAAGAAGACGGTGCTCGAGCTCGGCGGGAGCGATCCCTTCATCGTGATGCCGAGCACGGATGTCGAGGCCGCGGCGAAGGTCGCCGTGGCGGCGCGGAACATCAACGCCGGCCAGTCGTGCATCGCGGCCAAGCGGTTCATCGTTCATCGCACGGTCTACGCGCGGTTCCTGGAGGGCTTCCTCGACGAGCTGTCGAAGATGAAGGTCGGCGATCCGATGTCCGAGGAGACGACGATCGGGCCGCTCGCGACCCAGAGCATCCGCGACGGTGTGGCGCAGCAGGTGGAGGACGCCGTGCAGAAGGGCGCGCGCGTGCTCACGGGCGGAACGGGCGTTGGAGACCGGGGATGGTTCTATGCGCCTACCGTCCTCACCGACATCCCCAAGGACGCCCGCGCCTTCTCGGAGGAGATGTTCGGGCCGGTCGCCTCGATCTTCCGGGTAGAGGATTGCGACGAGGCGATCGCGCTAGCGAACGCGACCGACCTCGGCCTGGGGTCGAGCGTGTGGACGGAGGACCCGTTCGAGCAGGAGCGCTTCGTGAACGAGCTGGAGGCGGGCATGACGTTCGTGAACGCGATGGTCGCCTCCGATCCCCGCCTCCCGTTCGGCGGCGTGAAGCGATCCGGCTACGGGCGGGAGCTGGCTCGCGACGGCATCCTCGAGTTCGTGAACCGCAAGGCGATCTCGATCGCGTCCACCGGAAGCGGCTCGCGCTCGGACACGGAGTAG
- a CDS encoding nuclear transport factor 2 family protein, translated as MSHSISTLLTRNLSDVFGENDPARRRAAIDELLTEDCVFYESKGVYRGRDEIDRVAGAIRATHPDFRYKPIAEPEELGRGGRIKWVSGRPGEAPAYAGTDFITTRDGRIASIYLFFDELP; from the coding sequence ATGTCCCACAGCATCTCGACCTTGCTGACCCGCAATCTCAGCGACGTCTTCGGTGAAAACGACCCGGCGCGCCGGCGCGCGGCGATAGACGAGCTCCTCACCGAAGATTGCGTGTTCTACGAGTCCAAGGGCGTCTACCGGGGCCGGGACGAGATCGATCGCGTCGCGGGCGCGATCCGGGCCACCCACCCCGACTTTCGCTACAAGCCAATCGCCGAGCCCGAGGAACTGGGCCGTGGCGGACGGATCAAATGGGTATCGGGCCGTCCTGGAGAGGCGCCTGCCTACGCCGGGACTGATTTCATCACGACCCGGGACGGTCGGATCGCCTCCATTTATCTGTTCTTCGACGAGCTCCCCTGA
- the fumC gene encoding class II fumarate hydratase, with the protein MGDRVEKDSLGEVSVPSDKLWGAQTQRSLEHFSIGDDLMPRELIDAYVILKKAAASANHKAGRLTDEQHGLIVQVCDEILAGKHRDMFPLHVWMTGSGTQFNMNVNEVISNRCCQLAGTPLGSKTPVHPNDHVNMSQSSNDTFPSVMYIAAALATRQRLLPSLKQLRDAIASKADAWSDIVKTGRTHMQDATPLTLGQEWSGYVGMLDEARDNIEHALPAVHRLALGGTAVGTGLNAPRGFAEAAVAEIARLTGLHFVSAANKFTVQGAHDALVMLSGTLRTLAVSLFKIANDIRLLACGPRCGFHELDLPENEPGSSIMPGKVNPTQCEALTMIAVQVMANDVAVGFAGASGYLEMNVYKPLMIAGVMQSLRILADGCHNFRRFLIEGTKPNRKQIDRDLERSLMLVTAFSPVIGYDKASKIAHLAEEQDLTLKKAALRLGYVDEEEFDRIVDPRKMVHPDGADQEGAGR; encoded by the coding sequence ATGGGAGATCGCGTCGAGAAGGACAGCCTGGGCGAGGTCTCGGTCCCGTCGGACAAGCTGTGGGGTGCGCAGACTCAACGCTCTCTCGAGCATTTCAGCATCGGCGACGACCTGATGCCCCGAGAGCTGATCGACGCGTACGTCATCCTCAAGAAGGCGGCCGCGAGTGCGAACCACAAGGCCGGCCGTCTGACCGACGAGCAGCACGGCCTCATCGTCCAGGTCTGCGACGAGATCCTCGCCGGCAAGCATAGGGACATGTTCCCGCTCCACGTGTGGATGACCGGGAGCGGGACCCAGTTCAACATGAACGTCAACGAGGTCATCTCCAATCGGTGCTGCCAGCTCGCCGGCACGCCGCTCGGCTCGAAGACGCCCGTTCACCCGAACGACCACGTCAACATGTCCCAGTCGTCGAACGACACCTTCCCGTCGGTGATGTACATCGCGGCCGCGCTCGCGACCCGTCAGCGCCTCCTGCCCTCGCTGAAGCAGCTCCGCGACGCGATCGCCTCCAAGGCGGACGCCTGGTCCGACATCGTGAAGACCGGCCGCACGCACATGCAGGACGCGACCCCGCTGACGCTCGGCCAGGAGTGGTCGGGCTACGTCGGCATGCTCGACGAGGCTCGGGACAACATCGAGCACGCCCTCCCCGCCGTCCACCGTCTGGCGCTCGGCGGAACCGCGGTCGGCACGGGCTTGAACGCGCCCAGGGGATTCGCCGAGGCCGCCGTGGCCGAGATCGCCCGCCTGACGGGGCTCCACTTCGTCTCCGCGGCGAACAAGTTCACCGTGCAGGGCGCCCACGACGCGCTCGTCATGCTCTCGGGGACCCTCCGCACCCTCGCCGTCTCGCTCTTCAAGATCGCCAACGACATCCGCCTCCTGGCCTGCGGACCGCGCTGCGGCTTCCACGAGCTCGACCTGCCCGAGAACGAGCCCGGTTCTTCCATCATGCCCGGCAAGGTCAACCCCACGCAGTGCGAGGCGTTGACCATGATCGCGGTGCAGGTGATGGCTAACGACGTCGCAGTTGGGTTCGCCGGCGCGTCGGGCTACCTCGAGATGAACGTCTACAAGCCGCTGATGATCGCCGGCGTGATGCAGTCGCTCCGCATCCTCGCCGACGGCTGCCACAACTTCCGGCGCTTCCTGATCGAGGGGACCAAGCCGAATCGAAAGCAGATCGATCGGGATCTCGAGAGATCCCTCATGCTCGTGACGGCGTTCTCTCCGGTGATCGGCTACGACAAGGCGTCGAAGATCGCCCACCTCGCCGAGGAGCAGGATCTGACGCTGAAGAAAGCGGCGCTGCGCCTCGGCTACGTCGACGAGGAGGAGTTCGATCGCATCGTCGATCCGCGCAAGATGGTCCATCCCGATGGCGCGGACCAGGAAGGAGCGGGGCGATGA
- a CDS encoding NAD-dependent malic enzyme has translation MKTDLRGTELLLDPRLTKSTAFTAKERESLGLVGLLPDAVEDEDLQIRRVHQQLGHKNTDLDRYIYLNALLDHDETLFYKVLMSDPAHFLPIVYDPTIAEACLKFGHIYRGPRGMYLSLSRKGHVRDVLRNWPEKDVRVICVTDGGRILGLGDIGANGMGIPIGKLQLYTATAAVPPRVLLPAFLDAGTNNDELLHDPLYLGLRRTRPRTEELYEFVDEFVSAVQDVFPLCCIHFEDWTGVDAVHLLKRYRDKVCCYNDDIQGTAAVTLAGLMNAVRIKGSKLSEERILFLGAGSAGIGIADLVASAMRQEGLSEEEARGRISLFDIHGLIESSRKDLEDFQKPYAHSMKPTKDFVEAIEAFKPTAIIGVSTVGKAFNKKVVEAMGRLNHRPIIFALSNPTDHAECTPREAYGWTNGRAIYAAGVQFPPLHLDGKTLVPSQANNVYIFPAMGMAIYATQAKRVTDEMFVAAAKAVADQVTQHQLDDGMLFPPQSNLLEVELDTASKVAESIFEKGLARVERPDDVGSFIRSHAYEPRYPSFTRH, from the coding sequence ATGAAGACCGACCTGCGCGGAACGGAGCTCCTCCTCGACCCACGGCTGACCAAGTCGACGGCGTTCACGGCGAAGGAGCGCGAATCGCTCGGCCTGGTCGGGCTCCTGCCTGACGCGGTCGAAGACGAGGACCTACAGATCCGGCGCGTCCATCAGCAGCTCGGCCACAAGAACACGGACCTCGACCGCTACATCTATCTCAACGCCCTCCTCGATCACGACGAGACCCTCTTCTACAAGGTCCTCATGAGCGATCCGGCGCACTTCCTGCCGATCGTTTACGACCCCACCATCGCCGAGGCGTGCCTGAAGTTCGGCCACATCTACCGCGGCCCCCGCGGGATGTACCTCTCGCTGAGCCGAAAAGGACACGTCCGCGACGTGCTGAGAAACTGGCCCGAGAAGGACGTCCGGGTCATCTGCGTCACCGACGGAGGCCGCATCCTCGGCCTCGGCGACATCGGCGCCAACGGCATGGGCATCCCCATCGGCAAGCTCCAGCTCTACACCGCCACCGCCGCCGTCCCTCCTCGCGTGCTCCTGCCCGCCTTCCTGGACGCGGGGACCAACAACGACGAGCTCCTCCACGATCCCCTCTACCTGGGTCTGCGCCGGACTCGCCCGCGCACCGAGGAGCTCTACGAGTTCGTCGACGAGTTCGTGAGCGCGGTGCAGGACGTCTTCCCCCTCTGCTGCATCCACTTCGAGGACTGGACCGGGGTCGACGCCGTCCACCTCCTGAAGCGCTACCGCGACAAGGTCTGCTGCTACAACGACGACATCCAGGGTACGGCGGCGGTCACGCTCGCCGGCCTCATGAACGCGGTCCGCATCAAGGGAAGCAAGCTCTCCGAGGAGAGGATCCTCTTCCTCGGCGCCGGCTCTGCGGGGATCGGCATCGCCGACCTGGTTGCGTCCGCCATGCGCCAGGAGGGCTTGAGCGAGGAGGAGGCCCGGGGGCGGATCTCCCTCTTCGATATCCACGGGCTGATCGAGTCGAGCCGCAAGGACCTCGAGGACTTCCAGAAGCCCTACGCCCACTCCATGAAGCCAACGAAGGACTTCGTCGAGGCGATCGAGGCCTTCAAGCCGACCGCGATCATCGGCGTCAGCACCGTCGGGAAGGCGTTCAATAAGAAGGTCGTGGAAGCGATGGGCCGTCTCAACCACCGGCCGATCATTTTCGCGCTCTCCAACCCCACCGACCACGCCGAGTGCACGCCGCGGGAGGCCTACGGCTGGACCAACGGCCGCGCGATCTACGCAGCCGGCGTGCAGTTCCCGCCCCTGCACCTCGACGGCAAGACCCTCGTTCCGTCCCAGGCGAACAACGTCTACATCTTCCCGGCGATGGGGATGGCAATCTACGCGACCCAGGCGAAGCGGGTCACGGACGAGATGTTCGTCGCGGCCGCGAAGGCCGTGGCCGACCAGGTCACCCAGCACCAACTCGACGACGGAATGCTCTTTCCGCCGCAGTCGAACCTCCTCGAGGTCGAGCTGGACACGGCGAGCAAGGTCGCAGAGTCGATCTTCGAGAAGGGACTCGCGCGCGTCGAACGGCCGGACGACGTGGGCTCGTTCATCCGATCGCATGCCTACGAGCCGCGGTACCCGAGCTTCACCCGACATTGA